One genomic region from Amblyraja radiata isolate CabotCenter1 unplaced genomic scaffold, sAmbRad1.1.pri S160, whole genome shotgun sequence encodes:
- the LOC116969357 gene encoding zinc finger protein 135-like — PFDCSDCGKSFKTADVLETHRRLHTGEKPYGCSTCGKNFALLCRLRQHRQLHTGEKPHRPYTCSDCGKGFTQYSGLQNHQRTHTGERPYTCAQCGKGFTTSTNLLVHQLTHTGERPYTCAQCGKGFTQSSNLLEHQRTHTGERPYTCAQCGKGFTNSGSLQRHQRTHTGERPYICAQCGKGFAQYGSLQKHQLTHTGERLFTCAQCGKGFTLSTTLLVHQRIHTGERPYTCAQCGKGFTQSSNLYRHQSTHTGKHPYTCAQCGKGFPTSTRLLNHQRSHTGERPYTCAQCGKGFTNSGSLQSHQRTHTGERPYTCAQCGKGFTNSGSLQRHQRTHTGERPYTCAQCGKGFTQYGSLQRHQLTHTGERPFTCAQCGKGFTISATLLVHQRTHTGERPYTCAQGGKGFICSTRLLSHQRVHTGVSPVPSPVCGEHSAMDSHSMCHQHVHTSWDQLLADVGPPVMP; from the exons cccttcgactgctcggactgcggcaagagtttcaagacggcggatgtcctggagacccaccggcggttgcacacgggcgagaagccctatggctgctccacatgtgGCAAGAACTTTGCCTTGTTGTGTAGGCTACGGCAGCACCGGCagttgcacacgggcgagaagccccat cgcccctacacctgtagcgactgcggcaagggcttcacccagtacaGCGGCCTTCAgaatcaccagcgcacccacaccggcgagcgcccctacacctgcgcccagtgcggcaagggcttcaccacctccaccaacctgctggttcaccagctcacccacaccggcgagcgcccctacacctgcgcccagtgcggcaagggcttcacccagtcctccaacctgctggagcaccagcgcacccacactggcgagcgcccctacacctgcgcccagtgcggcaagggcttcaccaactctggCTCCCTGcagaggcaccagcgcacccacaccggtgagcgcccctacatctgcgcccagtgcggcaagggcttcgcccAGTATGGcagcctgcagaagcaccagctcacccacactggcgaacgcctcttcacctgcgcccagtgtggaaaGGGCTTCACCCTCTCCACCacgctgctggtgcaccagcgcatccacaccggcgaacgcccctacacctgcgcccagtgtggcaagggcttcacccagtcctccaACCTGTATAGGCACCAAAGCACCCACACCGGCAagcacccctacacctgcgctcaatgcggcaagggcttccccacctccaccaggctgctgaatcaccagcgctcccacactggcgagcgcccctacacctgcgcccagtgcggcaagggcttcaccaactctggCTCCCTGCAGagtcaccagcgcacccacaccggtgagcgcccctacacctgcgcccagtgcggcaagggcttcaccaactctggCTCCCTGcagaggcaccagcgcacccacaccggcgagcgcccctacacctgcgcccagtgcggcaagggcttcacccagtatgGCAGCCTGCAGAggcaccagctcacccacactggcgaacgccccttcacctgcgcccagtgtggaaaGGGCTTCACCATCTCCGCCacgctgctggtgcaccagcgcacccacaccggcgaacgcccctacacctgcgcccagggcggcaagggcttcatctgctccaccaggctgctgtcccaccagcgggttcacaccggtgtcagtcccgtccccagcccggtgtgtggagagcactcTGCCATGGACTCCCACTCCATgtgtcaccagcacgtgcacaccagt